The following are encoded together in the Paludisphaera mucosa genome:
- a CDS encoding TIGR03067 domain-containing protein, which translates to MTRVVPWCLVLLLAQASEPAPEVKAELKRHQGVWRAVSFRRDGKETAEAVARSITRTVDGDRVVWRRDGKSFSGSTIVLDPSADPKTIDIVADGGPGRDKTVRGLYKLEGDELTLCTGDPDGPRPKEFKAELGDHQTLMVFAREKPDAGP; encoded by the coding sequence ATGACCCGCGTCGTCCCCTGGTGCCTCGTCCTCCTGCTCGCGCAGGCGTCCGAGCCGGCCCCCGAAGTCAAGGCCGAGCTGAAGAGGCACCAGGGCGTCTGGCGGGCCGTCTCCTTCCGTCGCGACGGCAAGGAGACGGCCGAGGCGGTCGCCCGCTCGATCACCCGGACGGTCGACGGCGACCGCGTCGTCTGGCGCCGCGACGGCAAGAGCTTCTCGGGCTCGACCATCGTCCTCGACCCGTCCGCCGACCCCAAGACGATCGACATCGTCGCCGACGGCGGCCCCGGTCGCGACAAGACCGTCCGCGGCCTCTACAAGCTCGAAGGCGACGAGCTGACCCTCTGCACCGGCGACCCCGACGGCCCCCGGCCGAAGGAATTCAAGGCCGAGCTCGGCGACCATCAAACCCTGATGGTCTTCGCCCGCGAAAAACCCGACGCCGGGCCGTGA
- a CDS encoding DUF1501 domain-containing protein — protein MIIVPGQPGKDLCDPQLGTTRRDILRVGGSGLMGVSLGTLFQLQAATARANDATGAKTAPGWGKAKSIIMVYLQGGPSHLDLWDPKDGVPDNVRSQFNRIPTKVPGMDLTEILPKLAQVTDKLTLVRSMSYTPNGLFNHTAAIYQMMTGYTTDKVSPSGQLEPPSPKDFPNFGSQIVRLRPQTVPMLPFVMLPRPLQESNVVGKGGTAGFLGKAFDPYTLFPDGDDMDMTKLDRIKIEDLQLRPEVFALRLQRRAKLRDALSAGMKAVDEATAEYKLDEYYDRALSLVVSGRARDAFNIGAEDEATRDLYGRTTFGQSCLLARRVIEAGAKVVEVIWPKVANSDNHSWDHHTGLTERMKNQSGPMLDQGLSGLLTDLDRRGMLDETLVVAVGEFGRSPRKGVSTSGNGNSADGRDHWPYCYTAVLAGAGIRRGHVHGSSDKTGSAPLTDPVHPGELLATIYHAFGIDPATMVLNHLNQPRELVKAEAVTRLFA, from the coding sequence ATGATCATCGTCCCCGGACAGCCCGGCAAGGACCTCTGCGATCCCCAGCTCGGCACGACCCGGCGCGACATCCTGCGCGTGGGCGGGTCGGGTCTGATGGGCGTGAGCCTCGGCACCCTCTTCCAGCTCCAGGCGGCGACCGCCCGCGCCAACGACGCGACCGGCGCCAAGACGGCGCCGGGGTGGGGCAAGGCCAAGAGCATCATCATGGTCTACCTCCAGGGCGGGCCGAGCCACCTCGACCTCTGGGACCCCAAGGACGGCGTCCCCGACAACGTCCGCAGCCAGTTCAACCGCATCCCCACCAAGGTCCCGGGGATGGACCTCACCGAGATCCTCCCCAAGCTGGCCCAGGTCACCGACAAGCTCACGCTCGTCCGCTCGATGAGCTACACGCCCAACGGCCTGTTCAACCACACGGCGGCCATCTATCAGATGATGACCGGCTACACGACCGACAAGGTCAGCCCGTCCGGCCAGCTCGAGCCGCCCAGCCCGAAGGACTTCCCCAACTTCGGCTCGCAGATCGTGCGACTCCGCCCCCAGACGGTCCCGATGCTGCCGTTCGTGATGCTGCCGCGGCCGCTCCAGGAGAGCAACGTCGTCGGCAAGGGGGGCACGGCCGGGTTCCTGGGCAAGGCCTTCGACCCGTACACGCTGTTCCCCGACGGCGACGACATGGACATGACCAAGCTGGACCGGATCAAGATCGAGGACCTCCAGCTCCGCCCCGAGGTCTTCGCCCTCCGCCTCCAGCGCCGGGCGAAGCTCCGCGACGCCCTGAGCGCGGGCATGAAGGCCGTCGACGAGGCCACGGCCGAATACAAGCTCGACGAATATTACGACCGCGCCCTCAGCCTCGTCGTCTCGGGCCGGGCCCGCGACGCGTTCAACATCGGCGCCGAGGACGAGGCCACCCGCGACCTCTACGGCCGCACCACGTTCGGCCAGAGCTGCCTGCTGGCCCGCCGCGTGATCGAGGCCGGCGCGAAGGTCGTCGAGGTGATCTGGCCCAAGGTCGCCAACTCCGACAACCATTCGTGGGACCACCACACCGGCCTGACCGAGCGGATGAAGAACCAGTCCGGCCCCATGCTCGACCAGGGCCTCTCCGGCCTGCTGACCGACCTCGACCGCCGCGGCATGCTCGACGAGACGCTGGTGGTCGCCGTCGGCGAGTTCGGCCGCAGCCCCCGCAAGGGCGTCAGCACCTCCGGCAACGGCAACAGCGCCGACGGCCGCGACCACTGGCCGTACTGCTACACCGCCGTCCTCGCCGGCGCCGGCATCCGTCGCGGCCACGTCCACGGCTCGTCCGACAAGACCGGCTCGGCCCCGCTGACCGACCCCGTCCACCCCGGCGAGTTGCTGGCGACGATCTACCACGCCTTCGGCATCGACCCGGCCACGATGGTCCTGAACCACCTCAACCAGCCCCGCGAGCTGGTCAAGGCCGAGGCCGTCACCCGCCTCTTCGCCTGA
- a CDS encoding DUF1549 domain-containing protein → MGRTTRGEGRPFLGRIGLGTTAAFVLLAGPAFGEEPKAAAPAKVSYDKQVRPIFQARCQGCHQPAKAGGGYVMTAFDRLVKGGDSEGAAIVAGKPAESALLGQVTPHDGKAEMPRGGAPLAPAELEVIQAWIAQGAADDTPPGALSKIDAEHPPEYTRPPVVPALAFSPDGSLLAVAGFHEIVLWKADGSELVARLVGLSDRVDSLAFSPDGARLAATGGDPGRRGEVQVWDVAKRKLTLSASVSFDVVFGASWSPDGTKIAFGCTDNSARAIDAKTGEQVLFMGSHSDWALDTVFSADGSHLISVGRDMTAKLTEVAEQRFVDNVTSITPGALKGGLAAVARHPKRDEIVVGGSDGQPKVYRIFRQTTRVIGDDSNLMRKQPALPGRVMGVAVSPDGLRIAAASSLDGSTGEVAVYSYEFSDAYPDAIKAVQAKVATSRSAAENAAVDAYHKEGVREVSRFKVGTGGVYAVDFRPDRRVLAAAGGDGLVRLIDPETGSLVKEFVPVPIAGSAEGNLAAAAAPTALALPEEPATTETLPAGAVVASLEVEPATITLTSPAAYAQLVATAKLASGETVDATRMIEVKIEGDAVEVSRGGLVKPRADGAAKVVLSLAGKAVEVAAKVEGFATPMRPDFIRDVDPVLARMGCNQGTCHGSAQGKNGFKLSLRGYDPLFDVTAFTDDNAGRRVNLASPEDSLMLDKPTGVVPHAGGVLMKPGDAYYEIVKSWIAQGAKLDRAASKVARIAVFPANPIVQLPGATQQIRVVATFHDGVVRDVTREAFLESGNTEVAATKPHGLVAAIRRGEAPILVRYEGSYASTTLTVMGDRTGFAWTPPPTYGRIDELVAAKWARLKIQPSGVCTDAEYLRRVSLDLTGLPPTAEEVRAFLADPAESKAKREALVDRLIGSPAFVDYWTNKWADLLQVNRKFLGVEGAAAFRDWIRAQVAADLPYDEFARKILTAAGSNKENPAASYYKILRDPEATMENTTQLFLGVRFNCNKCHDHPFERWTQDQYYQTAAFFAQVDLKPDPAGGGKTLGGTEVEAAKPLYEIISDAATTEVVHDRTKQATAPKFPFESAHAKAEPGSSRRAELASWITSSDNPYFARGYVNRLWGYLFGVGLVEPLDDVRAGNPATNPELLDHLASEFVQGGFRVRKILREICTSRTYQLSVESNPFNADDKTNYSHASARRLPAEVLYDAVNLATGSISRIPGVPAGTRAAALPDSGVELPSGFLSAFGRPVRESACECERSSGLQLGPVMALVSGPTLADALADPANELTKIAAREQDDAKLVEDLFLRILNRPATPSEVVAGRAAFQEVDDDHKTLAETLGRKEAEYAADRPRVERERLAVLATAEAELAAFDRDHAPKRAQQEKERAEKAAAVEADLKAYEAQLAAKVAEWEKANAGSVVDPWVVVQPKAMTASNGSTPTREADGSILVTGPNKNGELTITAETDLAAVAAVRLEVLTDPKLPSNGPGRASDGNFVLSEFQLSAAPKATPDQAKPVALHGALADFSQGEFDVAKAVDGNLDDQRGWAVSPRAGLLHWATFRTKEPVGGPGGTVLTFKLHHRFQDVWTLGRFRISVARRADVGLGLPEPLRAVLATAPDVRTPAQVEVLMGYHRAMDQGFLDRRAALAAAQAPLPADPAKAALQARIEAARKPAGPPPALVQLRRDLDMSVQQAAARRLTAAQDVAWALINSPEFLFNH, encoded by the coding sequence ATGGGTCGAACGACGCGCGGTGAGGGTCGGCCGTTCCTGGGCCGGATCGGGTTGGGGACGACGGCGGCCTTCGTCCTGCTGGCGGGCCCGGCGTTCGGCGAGGAGCCGAAAGCGGCGGCGCCGGCGAAGGTCAGCTACGACAAGCAGGTCCGGCCGATCTTCCAGGCCCGCTGCCAGGGCTGCCACCAGCCGGCGAAGGCCGGGGGCGGCTACGTGATGACGGCGTTCGACCGCCTGGTCAAGGGCGGCGACTCGGAAGGGGCCGCGATCGTCGCGGGCAAGCCCGCCGAGAGCGCGCTGCTGGGCCAGGTCACGCCCCACGACGGCAAGGCCGAGATGCCCCGGGGCGGTGCCCCGCTCGCCCCGGCCGAACTCGAGGTCATCCAGGCCTGGATCGCCCAGGGCGCGGCCGACGACACGCCGCCGGGCGCCCTCTCGAAGATCGACGCCGAGCACCCGCCCGAGTACACCCGCCCCCCCGTCGTCCCGGCCCTGGCCTTCTCGCCCGACGGCTCGCTGCTGGCCGTCGCCGGCTTCCACGAGATCGTCCTGTGGAAGGCCGACGGCTCGGAGCTGGTCGCGCGGCTGGTCGGCCTGTCGGACCGCGTCGATTCGCTGGCCTTCTCGCCCGACGGCGCGCGACTGGCCGCCACCGGCGGCGACCCCGGCCGCCGCGGCGAGGTGCAGGTCTGGGACGTCGCCAAGCGCAAGCTGACGCTGTCGGCCTCGGTCTCGTTCGACGTCGTCTTCGGCGCGAGCTGGTCGCCCGACGGGACCAAGATCGCCTTCGGCTGCACCGACAACTCGGCCCGCGCCATCGACGCCAAGACGGGCGAGCAGGTGCTGTTCATGGGCTCGCACAGCGACTGGGCGCTCGACACCGTCTTCTCGGCCGACGGCTCGCACCTGATCTCGGTCGGCCGCGACATGACGGCCAAGCTCACCGAGGTCGCCGAGCAGCGGTTCGTCGACAACGTGACGTCGATCACGCCGGGCGCGCTCAAGGGGGGCCTGGCCGCCGTGGCGCGGCACCCCAAGCGGGACGAGATCGTGGTCGGCGGGTCCGACGGCCAGCCCAAGGTCTACCGCATCTTCCGCCAGACGACGCGGGTCATCGGCGACGACTCGAACCTGATGCGCAAGCAGCCCGCCCTGCCCGGCCGCGTCATGGGCGTGGCCGTGAGCCCCGACGGCCTGCGGATCGCCGCCGCGAGCAGCCTCGACGGCTCGACGGGCGAGGTCGCGGTCTACTCCTACGAGTTCAGCGACGCCTACCCCGACGCGATCAAGGCCGTCCAGGCGAAGGTCGCGACCTCCCGCTCGGCCGCCGAGAACGCCGCGGTCGACGCCTACCATAAGGAAGGCGTCCGCGAGGTCTCGCGGTTCAAGGTCGGGACCGGCGGCGTCTACGCGGTCGACTTCCGGCCCGACCGCCGGGTGCTGGCGGCGGCCGGCGGCGACGGCCTCGTCCGGCTGATCGACCCCGAGACCGGCTCGCTCGTCAAGGAATTCGTCCCCGTCCCCATCGCCGGCTCGGCCGAGGGCAACCTCGCCGCGGCCGCCGCCCCGACCGCCCTCGCCCTGCCCGAGGAGCCGGCGACGACCGAGACGCTCCCCGCCGGCGCCGTCGTGGCGAGCCTGGAGGTCGAGCCCGCGACGATCACGCTGACGTCGCCCGCCGCCTACGCCCAGCTCGTCGCCACCGCGAAGCTGGCCTCGGGCGAGACCGTCGACGCGACCCGGATGATCGAGGTGAAGATCGAGGGCGACGCCGTCGAAGTGTCGCGCGGGGGCCTCGTGAAGCCCCGGGCCGACGGGGCCGCGAAGGTCGTCCTGAGCCTGGCCGGCAAGGCCGTCGAGGTCGCCGCCAAGGTCGAGGGCTTCGCCACGCCGATGCGTCCCGACTTCATCCGCGACGTCGACCCGGTCCTGGCCCGGATGGGCTGCAACCAGGGGACCTGCCACGGCTCGGCCCAGGGCAAGAACGGCTTCAAGCTCTCGCTGCGGGGCTACGACCCGCTGTTCGACGTCACCGCCTTCACCGACGACAACGCCGGCCGTCGCGTCAACCTGGCCTCGCCCGAGGACAGCCTGATGCTCGACAAGCCGACCGGGGTCGTCCCCCACGCCGGCGGCGTGCTGATGAAGCCCGGCGACGCCTACTACGAGATCGTCAAGTCGTGGATCGCCCAGGGGGCGAAGCTCGACCGGGCGGCGTCGAAGGTGGCCAGGATCGCCGTCTTCCCGGCCAACCCGATCGTCCAGCTCCCGGGCGCGACCCAGCAGATCCGGGTCGTCGCCACGTTCCACGACGGCGTCGTCCGCGACGTCACCCGCGAGGCCTTCCTGGAGAGCGGCAACACCGAGGTCGCCGCCACCAAGCCCCACGGCCTGGTCGCCGCGATCCGCCGCGGCGAGGCCCCCATCCTCGTCCGCTACGAGGGGAGCTACGCCTCGACGACCCTGACCGTCATGGGCGACCGCACCGGCTTCGCCTGGACGCCGCCGCCGACCTACGGCCGGATCGACGAGCTGGTCGCCGCCAAGTGGGCGCGGCTCAAGATCCAGCCCTCCGGCGTCTGCACCGACGCCGAATACCTGCGCCGCGTCTCGCTCGACCTGACCGGCCTGCCGCCGACCGCCGAGGAGGTCCGGGCGTTCCTCGCCGACCCCGCCGAATCGAAGGCCAAGCGCGAGGCCCTCGTCGACCGCCTGATCGGCTCGCCGGCGTTCGTCGACTACTGGACGAACAAGTGGGCCGACCTGCTGCAGGTCAACCGCAAGTTCCTGGGCGTCGAGGGCGCCGCCGCCTTCCGCGACTGGATCCGCGCCCAGGTGGCCGCCGACCTCCCCTACGACGAGTTCGCCCGCAAGATCCTCACGGCCGCCGGATCCAACAAGGAGAACCCCGCCGCCTCGTACTACAAGATCCTCCGCGATCCCGAGGCGACGATGGAGAACACCACCCAGCTCTTCCTGGGGGTCCGGTTCAACTGCAACAAGTGCCACGACCACCCCTTCGAGCGCTGGACGCAGGACCAGTACTACCAGACCGCCGCCTTCTTCGCGCAGGTCGACCTGAAGCCCGACCCGGCCGGCGGCGGCAAGACCCTGGGCGGGACCGAGGTCGAGGCCGCCAAGCCGCTCTACGAGATCATCTCCGACGCCGCCACGACCGAGGTCGTCCACGACCGGACCAAGCAGGCGACCGCTCCCAAGTTCCCGTTCGAGAGCGCCCACGCGAAGGCCGAGCCGGGCTCGTCCCGGCGCGCCGAGCTGGCCTCGTGGATCACGTCGTCCGACAACCCGTACTTCGCCCGCGGCTACGTCAACCGACTCTGGGGCTACCTGTTCGGCGTCGGCCTCGTCGAGCCCCTCGACGACGTCCGAGCCGGCAACCCGGCGACCAACCCCGAGCTGCTCGACCACCTGGCGTCCGAGTTCGTCCAGGGGGGCTTCCGGGTCCGCAAGATCCTCCGCGAGATCTGCACCTCGCGGACCTATCAACTGTCGGTCGAGTCGAACCCGTTCAACGCCGACGACAAGACCAACTACTCCCACGCCTCCGCGCGTCGGCTGCCGGCCGAGGTGCTCTACGACGCGGTGAACCTGGCGACCGGCTCGATCTCGCGGATCCCGGGCGTGCCCGCCGGAACCCGGGCCGCGGCCCTGCCGGACTCGGGCGTCGAGCTGCCCAGCGGCTTCCTCTCGGCGTTCGGCCGCCCCGTCCGCGAGAGCGCCTGCGAATGCGAGCGGTCCAGCGGGCTGCAGCTCGGGCCGGTCATGGCCCTGGTCAGCGGCCCGACCCTGGCCGACGCCCTGGCCGACCCGGCCAACGAGCTGACGAAGATCGCCGCCCGCGAGCAGGACGACGCCAAGCTCGTCGAGGACCTGTTCCTCCGGATCCTGAACCGGCCGGCGACCCCCTCCGAGGTCGTCGCCGGCCGCGCGGCCTTCCAGGAGGTCGACGACGACCACAAGACGCTCGCCGAGACGCTCGGCCGCAAGGAGGCGGAGTACGCCGCCGACCGGCCCCGCGTCGAACGCGAGCGGCTGGCTGTCCTCGCCACCGCCGAGGCCGAGCTGGCCGCCTTCGACCGCGACCACGCGCCGAAGCGGGCCCAGCAGGAGAAGGAGCGGGCCGAGAAGGCCGCCGCCGTCGAGGCCGACCTGAAGGCCTATGAGGCCCAGCTCGCCGCCAAGGTCGCCGAGTGGGAGAAGGCCAACGCCGGCTCGGTCGTCGACCCCTGGGTGGTCGTCCAGCCCAAGGCGATGACGGCCTCCAACGGGTCGACTCCGACCCGCGAGGCCGACGGCTCCATCCTCGTCACCGGGCCGAACAAGAACGGCGAGCTGACCATCACGGCCGAGACCGACCTGGCCGCCGTCGCCGCCGTCCGCCTGGAAGTGCTGACCGACCCCAAGCTCCCGTCGAACGGCCCCGGCCGGGCGAGCGACGGCAACTTCGTGCTGAGCGAGTTCCAGCTCTCGGCCGCGCCCAAGGCGACGCCCGACCAGGCGAAGCCCGTCGCCCTGCACGGCGCGCTCGCCGACTTCAGCCAGGGCGAGTTCGACGTCGCCAAGGCCGTCGACGGCAACCTCGACGACCAGCGCGGCTGGGCCGTCTCCCCCCGCGCCGGCCTGCTCCACTGGGCGACCTTCCGAACCAAGGAGCCCGTCGGCGGCCCCGGCGGGACGGTCCTGACGTTCAAGCTCCACCACCGGTTCCAGGACGTCTGGACCCTGGGCCGGTTCCGGATCTCCGTCGCCCGCCGGGCCGACGTCGGCCTGGGCCTCCCCGAGCCGCTCCGCGCCGTGCTGGCGACGGCCCCCGACGTCCGCACCCCCGCCCAGGTCGAGGTGCTGATGGGCTACCATCGGGCGATGGACCAGGGCTTCCTGGACCGTCGCGCCGCCCTCGCCGCCGCCCAGGCCCCCCTGCCCGCCGACCCGGCCAAGGCCGCCCTGCAGGCCCGGATCGAGGCGGCCCGCAAACCCGCCGGCCCGCCGCCGGCCCTCGTCCAGCTCCGCCGCGACCTCGACATGAGCGTCCAGCAGGCCGCCGCCCGCCGCCTCACCGCCGCCCAGGACGTCGCCTGGGCCCTCATCAACAGCCCGGAATTCCTCTTCAACCACTGA
- a CDS encoding NAD(+) synthase has product MNVFGLVRVACASIRTSVGDPAANAREIVGVLGRTAGCDVVLFPELCLTGYTCADLFYQPTLLHAALDALATVVEANAGKARVVAVGLPLGVGPHLYNCVAVVDGRGVRGVVPKQHLPNYKEFYERRWFRPARGEEPAEVEILGRPTPFGVDLLFPAEGAGEAGRDVVLGVEICEDLWLPIPPSASQALAGATILLNASASNETIGKSAYRTDLVVGQSARCIAAYAYAGSGPTESTTDLVFGGHCLIAENGWRLEESRRVGDGRPVLRESHWIEQDVDVARLTFDRRSAATFESPVGPTRSFRRIPVGLGLTEPSDLKRFVAAAPFVPVDGPELNRRCAEIFEIQVAGLAKRVERLPAGSTLHLGVSGGLDSTLALLVAVKTLDLLGLDRKLLRGLTMPGFGTTSRTRTNAIALMEHLGVSSETIDIAGLALQAFQELKHKPFGIDVQGMDAPTFREALLDVPEEGRKDLVFENVQARLRTFLLMSRGFVVGTGDLSEMALGWSTYNADHMSMYNPNCSIPKTLVRFLVLYAAKHEFPEGPTRDTLTSIAETTISPELLPASKRGEILQSTEDALGPYELHDFFLYHAIRLGYPPEKILFLSRFAAFSKPYPPELVAKTLRTFLTRFFAQQYKRSCVPDGPKVGTVSLSPRGDWRMPSDADPAAWLRWAEGE; this is encoded by the coding sequence ATGAACGTTTTCGGCTTGGTCCGCGTCGCCTGCGCGTCGATACGGACCTCGGTGGGCGACCCGGCGGCCAACGCCCGCGAGATCGTCGGCGTGCTCGGGCGGACGGCAGGGTGCGACGTCGTCCTCTTCCCCGAACTCTGCCTCACCGGCTACACCTGCGCCGACCTCTTCTATCAGCCGACCCTCCTGCACGCCGCGCTCGACGCGCTGGCGACGGTCGTCGAGGCCAACGCCGGCAAGGCCCGCGTGGTGGCGGTCGGGCTGCCGCTGGGGGTCGGGCCGCACCTCTACAATTGCGTCGCGGTCGTCGACGGCCGCGGCGTGCGGGGGGTGGTCCCCAAGCAGCACCTGCCCAACTACAAGGAGTTCTACGAGCGGCGGTGGTTCCGGCCGGCGCGGGGCGAGGAGCCGGCGGAGGTCGAGATCCTGGGCCGGCCGACGCCCTTCGGGGTCGACCTGCTCTTCCCCGCCGAAGGGGCCGGCGAGGCCGGTCGCGACGTCGTGCTGGGGGTCGAGATCTGCGAGGACCTCTGGCTGCCGATCCCCCCGAGCGCCTCGCAGGCGCTGGCGGGGGCGACGATCCTGCTCAACGCCTCGGCCAGCAACGAGACGATCGGCAAGAGCGCGTACCGGACCGACCTCGTCGTCGGCCAGTCGGCGCGGTGCATCGCGGCCTACGCCTACGCCGGCTCGGGCCCGACCGAATCGACGACCGACCTGGTCTTCGGCGGCCACTGCCTGATCGCCGAGAACGGCTGGCGGCTGGAGGAGTCGCGCCGCGTGGGCGACGGCCGTCCCGTCCTCCGCGAGTCGCACTGGATCGAGCAGGACGTGGACGTCGCCCGCCTCACCTTCGACCGCCGGTCGGCGGCCACCTTCGAATCGCCCGTCGGCCCGACCCGGTCGTTCCGCCGGATCCCGGTGGGCCTGGGCCTGACCGAGCCGAGCGACCTCAAGCGGTTCGTCGCCGCCGCCCCGTTCGTCCCGGTGGACGGCCCCGAGCTGAATCGCCGCTGCGCCGAGATCTTCGAGATCCAGGTCGCCGGCCTGGCCAAGCGGGTCGAGCGCCTGCCCGCCGGGTCGACGCTCCACCTGGGCGTCTCGGGGGGGCTCGACTCGACGCTCGCGCTGCTGGTCGCGGTCAAGACGCTCGACCTGCTCGGCCTCGACCGCAAGCTCCTGCGCGGGCTGACGATGCCCGGCTTCGGCACGACGAGCCGGACGAGGACCAACGCGATCGCCCTGATGGAGCACCTGGGGGTCTCGTCCGAGACCATCGACATCGCCGGCCTGGCCCTGCAGGCGTTCCAGGAACTGAAGCACAAACCGTTCGGCATCGACGTTCAAGGCATGGACGCGCCGACCTTCCGCGAAGCCCTGCTCGACGTCCCCGAGGAGGGTCGAAAGGACCTCGTCTTCGAGAACGTCCAGGCGCGGCTGCGGACGTTCCTGCTCATGTCGCGCGGGTTCGTGGTCGGCACCGGCGACCTGTCGGAGATGGCCCTCGGCTGGTCGACGTACAACGCCGACCACATGAGCATGTACAACCCGAACTGCTCGATCCCCAAGACGCTCGTCCGCTTCCTGGTGCTGTACGCGGCCAAGCACGAGTTCCCCGAGGGGCCGACGCGCGACACCCTGACCTCGATCGCCGAGACGACCATCTCGCCCGAGCTGCTGCCGGCCTCGAAGCGGGGCGAGATCCTGCAATCCACCGAGGACGCGCTCGGGCCTTACGAGCTGCACGACTTCTTCCTCTACCACGCGATCCGCCTCGGCTACCCGCCCGAGAAGATCCTCTTCCTGAGCCGGTTCGCCGCGTTCTCGAAGCCCTACCCGCCCGAGCTGGTCGCGAAGACGCTGCGGACGTTCCTGACCCGCTTCTTCGCCCAGCAGTACAAGCGCTCGTGCGTCCCCGACGGCCCCAAGGTCGGCACCGTCAGCCTCTCCCCCCGCGGCGACTGGCGGATGCCCAGCGACGCCGACCCCGCCGCCTGGCTCCGCTGGGCCGAGGGGGAGTGA